A window of the Gemmatimonas sp. genome harbors these coding sequences:
- a CDS encoding prepilin-type N-terminal cleavage/methylation domain-containing protein — MSRNTFPRAPRGFTIIELLAVVAIVSIMMAIILPKFRISEKTEVQLAGMQLAQDVDVARTRALSTREMVRVAFKTSTRTYGGYLDEDGNGTIAESDAEWQALRGFGVRELPARIQYSRGAAGAIPGDAGSGAVGFPDGRIEFDSRGLTMPMGTRGVVYLASQNDPYAVVAVQVTPSGNVRFWTHTQAGGWQ, encoded by the coding sequence ATGTCACGCAACACGTTCCCCCGCGCGCCACGCGGATTCACCATCATCGAGCTGCTGGCGGTCGTCGCGATCGTCAGCATCATGATGGCGATCATCCTGCCCAAATTCCGTATCTCCGAAAAGACGGAAGTCCAGCTCGCGGGCATGCAGCTCGCGCAGGACGTGGACGTCGCTCGTACCCGCGCGCTCTCGACGCGTGAGATGGTGCGCGTGGCGTTCAAGACGAGCACGCGAACGTACGGCGGCTATCTCGATGAAGACGGCAACGGGACGATCGCCGAGTCGGACGCCGAGTGGCAGGCGTTGCGCGGATTCGGCGTGCGTGAACTCCCCGCGCGCATTCAGTACAGCCGCGGTGCAGCCGGTGCGATTCCCGGTGACGCCGGATCCGGCGCCGTCGGTTTTCCGGACGGGCGAATCGAATTCGACTCACGAGGACTGACCATGCCGATGGGGACACGCGGCGTCGTGTATCTGGCCAGCCAGAACGATCCCTATGCCGTCGTCGCGGTGCAGGTGACCCCGTCGGGCAATGTGCGCTTCTGGACGCACACGCAGGCGGGAGGCTGGCAATGA
- a CDS encoding prepilin-type N-terminal cleavage/methylation domain-containing protein, which translates to MIRISSRRSLAQTAHIARRGFTLVSMIVAIILLAVGLSSLASANASTIKLQTLAQNRTNAIAIGRSYLEQVRTRDPWLVQTESSVRLGAEGTPDASGPYVRTMTVTETRQNLVKIEVKVDYPRAATPVLLTTLLFRGNGLSGAQ; encoded by the coding sequence ATGATCCGCATCAGTTCTCGCCGAAGTCTGGCGCAGACAGCGCATATAGCTCGCCGGGGCTTCACGTTGGTGTCGATGATCGTCGCGATCATTTTGCTCGCCGTTGGCCTGTCCTCGCTGGCCAGCGCAAATGCCAGCACGATCAAGTTACAGACGCTGGCCCAGAATCGGACCAACGCCATCGCCATCGGTCGATCCTATCTCGAACAGGTGCGCACGCGTGATCCGTGGCTCGTCCAAACGGAATCGTCCGTGCGTCTCGGCGCCGAAGGGACGCCGGACGCGAGCGGCCCCTATGTCCGTACCATGACGGTGACGGAGACGCGGCAGAATCTCGTGAAGATCGAAGTGAAGGTCGACTATCCTCGCGCGGCCACGCCCGTGTTGCTCACGACGTTGCTGTTTCGCGGCAACGGCCTCTCAGGAGCGCAATAA
- a CDS encoding prepilin-type N-terminal cleavage/methylation domain-containing protein: MRTGLASLRRARRGFTLAEVLISMTIGMVVIASATAFSLSSWQTRRSWTVREGVDRGARFVGLSIARDVQEAGIAMVGTPVFSALGATGDTVSVLSVPFEPAEAPVYPIFDDGDTLPNYPPGGTCGATCIDFKKVDGAYDVKAGDLVRLQVGTTRRLLLLTSVANQGTGLFRIQFLPATRLVNRDAGIDNLLLSRSGTTIQRLHAVMYWRNLSTKELMRAERLKSTGAPDGDVIATGVQAFTSRLVFVSGAEHPTYDGLDADTTNDGNDVMGVRIRTQIKSDRSDPAVNGGNPVSRWYEWRVAPRNLLYEKNKM, translated from the coding sequence ATGCGCACAGGACTCGCCTCGCTGCGACGCGCACGTCGTGGCTTCACGTTGGCTGAAGTGCTGATCTCGATGACGATCGGCATGGTGGTGATCGCCTCGGCGACGGCCTTCTCGCTGAGTAGTTGGCAGACCCGTCGCTCGTGGACCGTTCGCGAAGGGGTCGATCGCGGCGCACGCTTCGTCGGACTGTCGATTGCCCGCGATGTCCAGGAGGCGGGCATCGCCATGGTCGGCACGCCCGTGTTCTCGGCGCTCGGCGCGACGGGCGACACGGTCTCTGTGCTGTCCGTGCCCTTCGAGCCCGCCGAAGCCCCCGTCTATCCGATTTTCGACGACGGGGACACGCTGCCGAATTATCCGCCCGGAGGCACCTGCGGCGCCACCTGTATCGATTTCAAGAAGGTCGACGGCGCGTACGACGTGAAGGCAGGCGATCTGGTGCGACTGCAGGTCGGTACGACGCGGCGACTGCTGCTGCTGACCAGCGTCGCGAACCAAGGGACGGGACTTTTCCGTATCCAGTTCCTGCCCGCCACACGGCTCGTGAACCGCGACGCCGGCATCGACAACCTGCTGTTGTCGCGATCGGGCACCACGATTCAGCGGTTGCATGCGGTCATGTACTGGCGCAACCTGTCCACGAAGGAACTGATGCGCGCGGAGCGGCTCAAATCCACCGGGGCGCCGGACGGTGATGTGATCGCCACCGGCGTGCAGGCGTTCACGAGCCGACTGGTGTTCGTGTCCGGCGCCGAGCATCCCACCTACGATGGTCTCGACGCCGATACCACGAATGATGGCAATGACGTCATGGGTGTTCGCATTCGGACGCAGATCAAGAGCGATCGCAGCGACCCCGCGGTGAACGGCGGCAATCCGGTCTCCCGGTGGTACGAGTGGCGCGTCGCCCCGCGCAACCTGCTCTACGAGAAGAACAAGATGTGA
- a CDS encoding LemA family protein, translating to MRSPMVTTQLSGRPSSPFSWSRLASRTVSRVRVLAVALALPLGMNACGYNTIQSYDEQAAQAKQNIDAQLQRRADLIPNLVNTVKGFAAQESEVLTAVTQARAGLVGALQKPGGSDPTELANANQQLTTALGRLTVTVEAYPELKSNENFLRLQDELTGTENRIAVSRTDYNGAVRLYNEYIRKFPAVLTAKVTGSKPRTYFEVTDAASRAAPTVDFKK from the coding sequence ATGAGGAGCCCCATGGTCACCACGCAGCTTTCGGGACGTCCGTCCAGTCCGTTCTCCTGGTCACGCCTCGCTTCGCGTACGGTCTCACGCGTGCGCGTGTTGGCGGTCGCCCTCGCGTTGCCGCTCGGCATGAATGCCTGCGGTTACAACACGATCCAGTCGTACGACGAACAGGCGGCGCAGGCCAAGCAGAACATCGATGCGCAGCTGCAGCGACGCGCCGACCTGATTCCGAATCTCGTCAACACGGTGAAGGGATTCGCGGCGCAGGAAAGTGAAGTGCTGACCGCGGTCACGCAGGCCCGAGCGGGACTCGTCGGTGCCCTGCAGAAGCCCGGCGGTTCCGATCCGACGGAATTGGCGAACGCCAACCAGCAGCTCACGACCGCGCTTGGTCGACTCACCGTGACGGTCGAAGCGTATCCCGAGCTCAAGTCGAACGAGAACTTCCTGCGTTTGCAGGATGAACTCACCGGCACCGAGAATCGCATCGCCGTTTCACGCACCGACTACAACGGCGCGGTGCGGTTGTACAACGAATACATCCGCAAGTTTCCCGCGGTCCTCACCGCGAAGGTGACGGGCTCCAAGCCGCGTACGTACTTCGAAGTCACCGACGCCGCCTCGCGGGCGGCGCCGACGGTCGATTTCAAGAAGTAA